Proteins found in one Channa argus isolate prfri chromosome 7, Channa argus male v1.0, whole genome shotgun sequence genomic segment:
- the nek11 gene encoding serine/threonine-protein kinase Nek11 isoform X1: MPRYQEVESGEALVAKRYKILQTLGRGSFGSVYLVHDNKATDGEQLKALKQIPLGDLRPDETVRATQEAQLLSQLHHPAILTFHHSFLERDSFCIITEYCQDRDLDCKLEELRRAGGSLPETQVIDWLIQLLLGLHYMHDRRILHRDLKAKNVFLKRNLVKIGDFGVSCLLMGSCDLATTFTGTPYYMSPEVLSHQGYNSKSDIWALGCLLYEMCCLIHAFQGPNFLSVVMKIVEGETPTLPSAYSPDLNSVMQRMLQKQPSSRPSAAEILKTKFMEENMQKMKDRFVFVSSGGDEDAELIAKKMQTKVHLQTLRERTEVEKMTPRERMRLRKQQAADENAERLRKLAEEKYVEIHTRRRELRSRHFENISLDVLNESREDRACQSLPISNQYHHSAAGTQPIRKQDESEPELQDIPEDPQAAEVYYNQDGFESCSEDEETDTPAETLYLSDPQVSDLEAMMKHMQKVLEEEQSEDPAEPEAPQSPQGPLMINGSLLVTRIQNLKESICRQLGSDVFQKLYDKLKEAKKQHDHERCDAERALNAPEEDAGFRVDQLLFYEEELERVRQLQEDRPPV, from the exons GAAAGCATTGAAGCAGATCCCTCTGGGCGACCTTCGACCTGACGAGACGGTCCGAGCCACACAGGAAGCTCAGCTTCTGTCTCAGCTGCACCATCCAGCCATCCTCACGTTCCACCACAGCTTCCTGGAGAGAGACTCTTTCTGTATCATCACTGAGTACTGCCAG GATCGCGATCTGGACTGTAAGCTGGAGGAGTTGAGAAGAGCTGGTGGGAGCCTCCCTGAAACCCAGGTCATTGATTGGCTCATCCAGCTTCTGCTTGGTCTCCACTACATGCATGACAG GCGAATCCTCCACAGAGACCTGAAGGCCAAGAACGTCTTCCTCAAACGAAACCTTGTTAAAAttg GTGACTTTGGAGTTTCCTGCCTGCTGATGGGATCATGTGACCTGGCCACCACCTTCACAGGGACGCCATACTACATGAGTCCAGAGGTGCTGAGCCACCAGGGCTACAACTCCAAGTCCGACATCTG GGCTCTGGGCTGCCTCCTCTATGAGATGTGCTGTCTGATTCACGCCTTCCAGGGGCCAAACTTCCTGTCTGTGGTGATGAAGATTGTGGAGGGAGAAACCCCGACGCTGCCCTCTGCATACTCTCCGGACCTGAACTCTGTCATGCAGAG GATGCTACAGAAACAACCATCTTCTAGACCATCAGCTGCAGAGATTCTCAAGACCAAGTTCATGGAGGAAAACATGCAG AAGATGAAAGAcagatttgtctttgtgtcatcAGGAGGAGACGAAGATGCTGAACTCATCGCCAAGAAAAT GCAGACAAAGGTTCACCTGCAGACTCTGAGGGAGAGGACAGAGGTGGAGAAGATGACGCCCAGAGAGAGAATGAGGCTCCGCAAACAGCAGGCAGCTGATGAGAATGCAGAGAGACTCAG AAAACTGGCCGAGGAGAAATATGTAGAAATCCACACCCGGAGGAGAGAGCTGAGGAGCCGCCACTTTGAAAACATCAGCCTGGATGTTCTGAAC gagagcagagaggacagagCCTGCCAGAGTCTTCCAATCAGCAACCAGTATCACCACTCGGCAGCAGGAACTCAGCCAATCAGGAAGCAGGACGAGTCAGAGCCAGAGCTCCAAG ATATTCCAGAGGACCCTCAGGCTGCAGAGGTTTATTACAACCAGGATGGATTTGAGTCCTGTTCAGAGGACGAGGAGACGGACACACCTGCAGAGACACTTTACCTGTCTGACCCACAG GTCAGCGATCTGGAGGCCATGATGAAGCACATGCAGAAAGTTCTGGAAGAAGAGCAGAGTG AAGACCCAGCAGAACCCGAGGCCCCTCAAAGCCCCCAGGGTCCCCTGATGATCAACGGCAGCCTGCTGGTGACAAGAATCCAGAATCTGAAAGA GTCCATCTGTCGTCAGCTGGGTTCAGACGTTTTCCAGAAGCTCTATGACAAACTGAAGGAGGCCAAGAAGCAGCACGACCATGAGCGCTGTGATGCAGAACGAGCTCTGAATGCTCCGGAAGAAGATGCTGGTTTCCGGGTCGACCAGCTGCTGTTCTATGAAGAAGAGttagagagagtgagacagctGCAGGAGGACAGACCACCTGTCTGA
- the nek11 gene encoding serine/threonine-protein kinase Nek11 isoform X2 produces MPRYQEVESGEALVAKRYKILQTLGRGSFGSVYLVHDNKATDGEQLKALKQIPLGDLRPDETVRATQEAQLLSQLHHPAILTFHHSFLERDSFCIITEYCQDRDLDCKLEELRRAGGSLPETQVIDWLIQLLLGLHYMHDRRILHRDLKAKNVFLKRNLVKIGDFGVSCLLMGSCDLATTFTGTPYYMSPEVLSHQGYNSKSDIWALGCLLYEMCCLIHAFQGPNFLSVVMKIVEGETPTLPSAYSPDLNSVMQRMLQKQPSSRPSAAEILKTKFMEENMQKMKDRFVFVSSGGDEDAELIAKKMQTKVHLQTLRERTEVEKMTPRERMRLRKQQAADENAERLRKLAEEKYVEIHTRRRELRSRHFENISLDVLNESREDRACQSLPISNQYHHSAAGTQPIRKQDESEPELQDIPEDPQAAEVYYNQDGFESCSEDEETDTPAETLYLSDPQVSDLEAMMKHMQKVLEEEQSDPAEPEAPQSPQGPLMINGSLLVTRIQNLKESICRQLGSDVFQKLYDKLKEAKKQHDHERCDAERALNAPEEDAGFRVDQLLFYEEELERVRQLQEDRPPV; encoded by the exons GAAAGCATTGAAGCAGATCCCTCTGGGCGACCTTCGACCTGACGAGACGGTCCGAGCCACACAGGAAGCTCAGCTTCTGTCTCAGCTGCACCATCCAGCCATCCTCACGTTCCACCACAGCTTCCTGGAGAGAGACTCTTTCTGTATCATCACTGAGTACTGCCAG GATCGCGATCTGGACTGTAAGCTGGAGGAGTTGAGAAGAGCTGGTGGGAGCCTCCCTGAAACCCAGGTCATTGATTGGCTCATCCAGCTTCTGCTTGGTCTCCACTACATGCATGACAG GCGAATCCTCCACAGAGACCTGAAGGCCAAGAACGTCTTCCTCAAACGAAACCTTGTTAAAAttg GTGACTTTGGAGTTTCCTGCCTGCTGATGGGATCATGTGACCTGGCCACCACCTTCACAGGGACGCCATACTACATGAGTCCAGAGGTGCTGAGCCACCAGGGCTACAACTCCAAGTCCGACATCTG GGCTCTGGGCTGCCTCCTCTATGAGATGTGCTGTCTGATTCACGCCTTCCAGGGGCCAAACTTCCTGTCTGTGGTGATGAAGATTGTGGAGGGAGAAACCCCGACGCTGCCCTCTGCATACTCTCCGGACCTGAACTCTGTCATGCAGAG GATGCTACAGAAACAACCATCTTCTAGACCATCAGCTGCAGAGATTCTCAAGACCAAGTTCATGGAGGAAAACATGCAG AAGATGAAAGAcagatttgtctttgtgtcatcAGGAGGAGACGAAGATGCTGAACTCATCGCCAAGAAAAT GCAGACAAAGGTTCACCTGCAGACTCTGAGGGAGAGGACAGAGGTGGAGAAGATGACGCCCAGAGAGAGAATGAGGCTCCGCAAACAGCAGGCAGCTGATGAGAATGCAGAGAGACTCAG AAAACTGGCCGAGGAGAAATATGTAGAAATCCACACCCGGAGGAGAGAGCTGAGGAGCCGCCACTTTGAAAACATCAGCCTGGATGTTCTGAAC gagagcagagaggacagagCCTGCCAGAGTCTTCCAATCAGCAACCAGTATCACCACTCGGCAGCAGGAACTCAGCCAATCAGGAAGCAGGACGAGTCAGAGCCAGAGCTCCAAG ATATTCCAGAGGACCCTCAGGCTGCAGAGGTTTATTACAACCAGGATGGATTTGAGTCCTGTTCAGAGGACGAGGAGACGGACACACCTGCAGAGACACTTTACCTGTCTGACCCACAG GTCAGCGATCTGGAGGCCATGATGAAGCACATGCAGAAAGTTCTGGAAGAAGAGCAGAGTG ACCCAGCAGAACCCGAGGCCCCTCAAAGCCCCCAGGGTCCCCTGATGATCAACGGCAGCCTGCTGGTGACAAGAATCCAGAATCTGAAAGA GTCCATCTGTCGTCAGCTGGGTTCAGACGTTTTCCAGAAGCTCTATGACAAACTGAAGGAGGCCAAGAAGCAGCACGACCATGAGCGCTGTGATGCAGAACGAGCTCTGAATGCTCCGGAAGAAGATGCTGGTTTCCGGGTCGACCAGCTGCTGTTCTATGAAGAAGAGttagagagagtgagacagctGCAGGAGGACAGACCACCTGTCTGA